In Flavobacterium hankyongi, the genomic window TAAATGGGTAGAACAAGATTGTCATTATCTAATGGATGTAGAATTTTAATTTTTAAATAATGTTGCAAAAAATAATCATAGTCAGTATTTCAATTTTAACTTTTTCTCTTTGTGAAGAAAGTGCACAGTTTAAAAATCCGAATATAAAGAATATTGAAAATACTCAATTCGAGATAAATTCATTAGATCAAATTATAGAAGAAAATAAGGGTAAAGTTATCTACGTTGATTTTTGGGCTAGTTGGTGTTTGCCTTGTAGAAAAGAAATGCCCAATTCTTTAAAGCTTCATAAGAAATATAAAGATAAAGTGGTTTTTGTTTATCTGTCAATTGATTTGGAAAAGGGAGATTGGGAAAAAGCATGTGTCAAAGAATCTCTATTAGATTTAAAATATAATTTGATGACTATTGGGTTTAAAAAATCCGAAGCATTGAAGGGGGTTAAATTGGAATCAATACCCCGTTATATGATTTTTGATAAAGAGGGAAAATTGGCAAATGTTGATGCTCCAAGACCTAGTGATAAAAATATTCACAAAGAGTTTGATAAATACTTATTAGATTAAAGCAACAAAAAAGACTCAATTAGAGTCCTTTTTCTATTTATTCTTTTGCATAAATTCTTCTGCTTTTTCTACCATATTTGAGCTTCCACAGAAAAAAGGAACACGTTCGTGTAATTCTGTTGGTTGTATTTCCATAATACGGTTGTATCCATCAGATGCTTTTCCGCCAGCTTGTTCAGCAAGAAAGGCCATTGGGTTGCATTCATAAAGTAAACGTAACTTACCTTTTGGTGCTTTAGAGCTGGTTGGGTATAAATAAATTCCTCCCTTAATCATGTTTCTGTGAAAGTCTGAAACCAAACTTCCAATGTAACGTGAAGTATAAGGTCTATCTCCTTCTTCAGTTTGACAGTATTTTAAATAATCTTTTACTCCTTGAGGGAAATGGATGTAGTTTCCTTCATTAATCGAATATATTTTTCCATCTTTAGAATACTGCATGTTAGGATGCGACAAATAAAAAGTTCCTATTGCAGGATTTAAAGTAAATCCGTTAACGCCATGTCCTGTAGTGTAAACAAGCATGGTTGAGGTGCCGTAAATTACATATCCAGCGGCAACTTGATTTACTCCTGGTTGTAAAAAATCTTCTAATTGAACAGGAGTTCCTATTGGAGTAACTCTTCTAAAAACTGAGAAAATAGTCCCTACTGAAACATTCACATCAATATTTGATGAGCCGTCAAGTGGATCCATTAAAACAACATATTTGTTATTGTGACTATTATCTGAACCTGCTACGGTAATGAAATCATCGTTTTCTTCTGACGCAATACCGCAAACAATTTCACGATTTATTAAGGTTTGAATAAAAACTTCATTGGCATAAACATCCAATTTTTGTTGGTCTTCTCCTTGAATGTTTTGGTCACCAGCAGCTCCTACAATATCCACTAATCCTGCTTTGTTTACTTTGTAATTAACAACCTTGGCAGCTAGTCTTATAGAGTTGATAATTCTTGATAATTCTCCTGATGAATATTGAAATTCACTTTGTTTTTCGATGATGAATTCACCTAAGGTTTTATTGCGTTCTTCCATGTAAGAAATCGTTGTAGTTTAGTGAAGCAAATATCATGATTTATTTTCTAAATTAAATCACAAAAAACTTCAAATTGAACCATTTTTATCACCTTAAGATATTTTATATTTGTTAGAAAATTATACACAATGAAAACAATTAAAATAGTTGGTTTAGCAGTAGTAATGTTTAGTGGAACGTTGCATGCGCAAATTAATCTTGGAGAAAAAGCATTAGGTGCAGTTCAAAAGGGTGTGGCTGGTTTTACATTTAACGATGAAGATGCAGCAGCTTTATCTAAAGAAGCTGTGGTGAAAATGGATGCCGAAAACAAAGTGGCTGGGCCAAAAGACGCATATACTCTTAGGCTGAATAAAATTTTTGGTAAACATAGTGCTGAGAATGGTTTGAAATTAAACTACAAAGTGTATTTAACTAAAGACGTAAATGCTTTTGCGACGGCTGATGGAAGTGTTCGTGTGTTTTCAGGATTAATGGATATCATGGATGATAATGAATTGTTAGCAGTTATTGGCCATGAAATAGGTCACGTTGCAAATCATGATACAAGAGATGCTGTAAAAGCAGCGTATAAAAAAGAGGCATTGGTAGATGCAGTGGCTTCACAGTCTGATAAAGTTGCAAAATTAACGGACAGTCAATATGCAAAAATTGGTAGTGCAATGATAGATAGTCGCCATAGTCGTCAACAAGAATCAGAAGCCGATCTTTTTTCATATGATTTCATGAAACGCCATAAGTATAATGTAAATGCTGTAGAATCGGCTTTTACCATTTTGGCTAAACAAAGTGAAGGAACCGAATCTAACTTTTTAACAAGAATGATGAGTTCACATCCAGAACCTAAACAAAGAGCTGAAGTTGCAAAGCAAAGAGCTATAGCAGATGGTCTTTATAAACCATATGTGAAACAAGCAGCAGTTAAAAAAGCAGTAGTAAAAAAGAAAAAATAAAATGATAATCCGAAAAGGAACGCAAGACGACATGGCTCATGTTCTTGAACTAATAAAAGAACTGGCTATATACGAAAAAGAACCTGATGCTGTTGTAATAAAAGAGTCTGACCTTGTTAGAGACGGATTTGGAGATAATCCACTTTTTTACACTTTTGTGGCTGAAGTAAATCATAAAATAGTAGGTGTTGCTTTGTATTATTACAGATATTCTACATGGAAAGGGAAAACAATCCACTTGGAAGATTTGATAGTTAGAGAAGAAATGAGAGGAACTGGAATAGGTTTCGAATTGTATTCTGAAATTATAAAACAAGGTAAAAAAGATAATGTACGTAGAATTGAATGGAATGTACTTGATTGGAACACACCTGCAATTAAGTTCTATGAAAAGTCTGGTGCTAGAATACTTGAGGACTGGCGAGTGGTTCAAATGGATGAAATAGGAATAAATGAATTTATAAATAAATTGTAAAAATCTGAGTCAAACCACAATATGGTTTGAAAAATAATAAGTTATGAGAATTTTCAAATTTGGAGGAGCGTCAGTAAAAGATGCTTCAGGTGTAAAAAACGTTTTTGACGTTTTGCAAAAAGTAGGTTACGAAGATGTGTTATTGATAGTTTCGGCTATGGGTAAAACAACCAATGCTCTCGAAGTTGTTATCAAGAATTATTTTGATAAGTCACCAGATTTGAATGCCTCTATACAAGAGGTTAAAAAATATCATTACCAGATTCTTTTAGATTTATTTGAAGATGAAGAGCATGAAGTGTTTCTTGATGTAGATAGTCATTTTGCTGATTTTGAATATTTCGTAAGAAGTAATAAATCGCCTAATTATAATTTCGTGTACGATCAAATTGTAAGTTATGGTGAAATTATTTCGACAACGATTTTAAGCCATTATATGAACTATAGAGGTGTTACTTCACAGTGGTTAGATGTGAGAAATTATATAAAAACAGATAATACGTATCGCGATGCTAATGTTGATTGGGATATTACTCAAAAGAACATTGGTAAGATCGCTAAAAAGAAATTACTTTTTGTGACACAAGGATTTGTTGGGTCAGATGAGAATGGATTTACAACTACTTTAGGAAGAGAAGGTTCAGATTATACTGCTGCAATTTTTGCTTATTGCTTAAATGCAGAAAGTGTTACAATTTGGAAAGATGTTCCGGGAGTTATGAATGCAGATCCTCGTTATTTTGAAAATGCAACACTTCTTAATCAAATATCATATCGAGAAGCTATTGAGTTGGCTTTTTATGGAGCAAGTGTAATTCATCCTAAAACATTACAGCCACTTCAAAGAAAAGAAATTCCTTTGTATGTAAAATCATTTATAAATCCACTTTTGCCTGGAACAAGTGTTTCTAAGGGAGAAGATTTAGAGCCTAAATCGCCATGTTTTATTGTTAAGAAGGACCAACTTTTATTGTCTCTTTCATCAATAGATTTTTCTTTTATAATGGAAGAAAACATTAGCGAAATATTTGCTTTGTTACATCAGCATAAACTTAAAGTGAGTTTGATTCAGAACTCTGCGATTAGCTTTTCAGTATGTATTGAAGATAAATTTGGAACATTTAAAGATTTAGTGAAAATCCTTTCTAAAAAATTCAAGGTATCGTATAATGAAAATGTCTCATTATACACCGTGAGACATTTTGATGAAAAAGCAATGAAAACTGTAGAAAAAAACAAATCGGTTTTACTTCGTCAAATGAGTCGCGAAACTCTTCAAGTTGTGACTAAGGAATAATTTTTTTAAAAAGCTATTTTACTCCAAAACACCAAAAATGGATATTTGCCTTAATTGCAATATCTTTGATGTTTTGGAGTTTCTTTTATATGTCTAAACTACAGGCACTTTTACTAATATTCTTTTTTCTTTTTTCGCTAAAAACCTTAGCACAAGAATCGCCGTATCATTTAAAAAAGGTTGTATCCAAACAAGATTCCATAAAAATTGATAGTATAAGCATTAATAAGAGTTTTTTTAAACTTCAAAATATAAAAGGTGAAGATATTGATACTTCTTTTTATAGAGTTGATTTCCCTAAAGCTCAGTTGGTTTTTAAAAATGGTTTTACTACTCAAGATACTTTAGTTGTTCGCTATTTAAAATTCCCTGATTTTTTGACTAAAGAATACATGATTTACGACAAAAATAAAGTCGTAAGCAGTGAAAATGGATTGGATAAATTATATAGGATTTCTAATGCAGGTGCCAAGAAATTAACTCCGTTTGATGGCTTAACTACTTCAGGTAGTATTTCAAGAGGAGTGACTATAGGGAATAATCAAAACACTTCAGTAAGTTCAAATTTAGATTTACAAATTGTGGGAAAGTTATCAGACAAAGTTAGTTTAAGAGCCTCAATTCAAGATAGCAATATCCCTTTACAAGAAGGAGGTTATTCACAAAAACTGGATGAATTTGATCAAATTTTCATTGAATTATTTAGTGATAAATGGAGTGTGAGGGGAGGAGATTTGTTTTTGGAAAATAGAAAAACTCGTTTTTTAAATTTTAATAAAAAGGTGCAGGGAGTTGCCTCACATTTTACTTTTGGTACTCCTGAAAAAAAGACCGAAATTTTTGCTTCTGGAGCATTGGTTCGTGGACAATATGCTAAAAGTAATTTTGTAGGTCAAGAAGGAAATCAAGGGCCATACAAGTTAAAAGGACCAAATGACGAATTGTATATTTTGGTTATTTCGGGTTCAGAGCGAGTTTTTGTAAACGGTATTCTTTTAAAAAGAGGAGAAAACAACGATTACGTTATAGATTACAATGCTGGAGAAATAACTTTTACTTCATTATATCCTATCACTTCCGAGATGAGGATTGTTGTAGAATATCAATATTCAGATAGAAATTTTACTCGATTTGTAGCTTATGGTGGTGTAAATCACGAACAAGAGAAATGGAGTTTGGGAGGTTACGTGTATTCTGAAAATGATGTAAAAAATCAGCCATTACAGCAAAACTTATCTACAGAACAAGCTCAAGTTTTAGCTAATGCAGGAGATGATCAAACATTGATGATTGCCCCTTCAGCAGTTCAAGAAGCCTATTCGGACAATAAAATTTTATATAAAAAAGTATTGATAAGTGGAGTAGAAGCTTTTGAGTTTTCTAATAATCCTGCAGATATTTTGTATAGCGTAAAGTTTAGTTTTTTGGGTGCAAATCAAGGAAATTATATTGTTTCTAGCACCATTACTAATGGAAGGGTTTTTAAATATGTTGAGCCAATTGCTGGAGTCATGCAGGGAAGTTATGAACCAGTAGTTAAATTAATAGCGCCAACAAAAATTCAGGTTGCTACAATGCTTGGGAAATTTAATCCAAATGAAAAAACACTTGTCGATTTTGAAGTAGGAATAAGCAATAATGACCAAAATTTATTCTCAGATATTGATGATAAAAACAATCAAGGACTTGCAGGGAAACTAAACTTTAAACAACGATTGTTTACTGGAAAATGGAAT contains:
- a CDS encoding TlpA family protein disulfide reductase produces the protein MLQKIIIVSISILTFSLCEESAQFKNPNIKNIENTQFEINSLDQIIEENKGKVIYVDFWASWCLPCRKEMPNSLKLHKKYKDKVVFVYLSIDLEKGDWEKACVKESLLDLKYNLMTIGFKKSEALKGVKLESIPRYMIFDKEGKLANVDAPRPSDKNIHKEFDKYLLD
- the fbp gene encoding class 1 fructose-bisphosphatase encodes the protein MEERNKTLGEFIIEKQSEFQYSSGELSRIINSIRLAAKVVNYKVNKAGLVDIVGAAGDQNIQGEDQQKLDVYANEVFIQTLINREIVCGIASEENDDFITVAGSDNSHNNKYVVLMDPLDGSSNIDVNVSVGTIFSVFRRVTPIGTPVQLEDFLQPGVNQVAAGYVIYGTSTMLVYTTGHGVNGFTLNPAIGTFYLSHPNMQYSKDGKIYSINEGNYIHFPQGVKDYLKYCQTEEGDRPYTSRYIGSLVSDFHRNMIKGGIYLYPTSSKAPKGKLRLLYECNPMAFLAEQAGGKASDGYNRIMEIQPTELHERVPFFCGSSNMVEKAEEFMQKNK
- a CDS encoding M48 family metalloprotease produces the protein MKTIKIVGLAVVMFSGTLHAQINLGEKALGAVQKGVAGFTFNDEDAAALSKEAVVKMDAENKVAGPKDAYTLRLNKIFGKHSAENGLKLNYKVYLTKDVNAFATADGSVRVFSGLMDIMDDNELLAVIGHEIGHVANHDTRDAVKAAYKKEALVDAVASQSDKVAKLTDSQYAKIGSAMIDSRHSRQQESEADLFSYDFMKRHKYNVNAVESAFTILAKQSEGTESNFLTRMMSSHPEPKQRAEVAKQRAIADGLYKPYVKQAAVKKAVVKKKK
- a CDS encoding GNAT family N-acetyltransferase translates to MIIRKGTQDDMAHVLELIKELAIYEKEPDAVVIKESDLVRDGFGDNPLFYTFVAEVNHKIVGVALYYYRYSTWKGKTIHLEDLIVREEMRGTGIGFELYSEIIKQGKKDNVRRIEWNVLDWNTPAIKFYEKSGARILEDWRVVQMDEIGINEFINKL
- a CDS encoding aspartate kinase, producing MRIFKFGGASVKDASGVKNVFDVLQKVGYEDVLLIVSAMGKTTNALEVVIKNYFDKSPDLNASIQEVKKYHYQILLDLFEDEEHEVFLDVDSHFADFEYFVRSNKSPNYNFVYDQIVSYGEIISTTILSHYMNYRGVTSQWLDVRNYIKTDNTYRDANVDWDITQKNIGKIAKKKLLFVTQGFVGSDENGFTTTLGREGSDYTAAIFAYCLNAESVTIWKDVPGVMNADPRYFENATLLNQISYREAIELAFYGASVIHPKTLQPLQRKEIPLYVKSFINPLLPGTSVSKGEDLEPKSPCFIVKKDQLLLSLSSIDFSFIMEENISEIFALLHQHKLKVSLIQNSAISFSVCIEDKFGTFKDLVKILSKKFKVSYNENVSLYTVRHFDEKAMKTVEKNKSVLLRQMSRETLQVVTKE